TTTGGTCCTGCGCACCTGATCGTTAGTAATCCCCCATATATTCCGATTTCTATGTGGGAGACGCTATCCCGGGATGTGCGGGAATATGAACCAGAGATGGCGCTGAAAGCAGGTGCTGATGGCCTTGACTTTTATAGACGTATTCTTCAGGAGGCACCACCTCACTTGGAGGACGGAGGACTTTTGTTCTTAGAAATCGGCCAAGGTCAAAGGGAGCATATCTGTAATATTGCTAAGGCTCTAGGTTTTTGGTCCTTCGATGGCCTCCAGAAGGACTACGCTGGCATTGAGCGGGTCTTAGCTTTTCGGAAGAAATGATTGTTAAGAGGTGTAACTAGTTGCAGGGTTCTAAAGACACTTTACTGTTTGATATGTGTGGGGGGATCAATCTAGAACAGTTGGACAAAGCCGCCCAGACTTTGCGGGAAGGTGGTCTTGTAGCCTTTCCCACAGAGACCGTCTATGGCTTAGGTGCAAATGCCCTCGACGATGAGGCTGTTTTGGGCATCTTCCAAGCGAAGGGTCGACCCCAGGATAACCCACTGATCGTACACATCGCCGAGGTTGAACAGTTGTCTTCTATTGTGGAGGTGATCCCACCCTCTGCCGAAGTACTGATGCAAAGGTTTTGGCCCGGTCCCCTCTCGTTAATCTTTAAGAAGAGCGAGCAAATTCCCCTAAGAACTTCGGGCGGGCTTGATACCGTAGCCGTACGTATGCCCGATCACGCTGTTGCCTTGGCGTTGTTATCTCACGCAAAGGTGCCGGTTGCAGCCCCGAGTGCCAATATTTCAGGGAGGCCTTCCCCAACAACCGCCTCCCACGTTCTAGCGGATCTTGCAGGAAAAATTGACTGTATTATTGATGGTGGGGCGACAGGGATCGGCGTGGAATCTACGGTATTGGATCTAACCAGCACACCGCCCATGGTATTGCGGCCCGGTGGAATCACCCTAGAAGAACTCAGGGGAATTCTAGGTAGAGTGGAGATGGACCCTTCCTTGATTAAACAGGATGGCTCGGTGCGCGTTGCAAGGGCCCCGGGTATGAAGTACCGCCACTACGCTCCTAAGGCCAATGTGTATTTGGTATTGCACAGGTATGCTGTTGAGCAAAGGGTAAGTTCCCTAGCCAACCGGCTGGTTGAAGAAGGGAAGCGGGTGGCGATTATGGCTCCGGCAGAGAGTATTGCCGCCTATACCAATGGTCGGATTCACTTGGAGGTAATGGGGCAAGCAGAGAAACCAGCTACCGTTGCAGCCAATTTGTACAGTTTATTACGGAAAATGGACTCCTGCGGCATAGATGATATTGTGGTCCAAGGGATTGAAGAAAAGGGATTAGGCTTTGCTGTGATGAATCGTCTGCGGAAGGCCGCAGGGGGTAAGGTTTTGTAAAATACCAAGGGAGTGAGTTTCATCAAGACCATTCTGTTCGTTTGTACCGGCAATACATGTCGCTCCCCCATGGCAGAGGGTTTGCTAAGATCCAAACTGAAAGCCTTGGGTATTACTGGTATCGAAGTTGCATCCTGCGGAATCGCGGCTGGCTTGGACGAGCCAGCTAGCAAGAACGCCCAAAGGGTGATGGCACAGGACTATGGTATTAGTCTACAGAACCATCGAGCAAAGCGTCTTACTACTTCGGACCTAGAGCGGGCAACCTTGGTTCTTACTATGACCCGGGGACACAAACAGCTAATTGAAGAAAGGTATCCCTGGGTACGGGATAAGCTGTTTACCCTAAAAGAGTATGTCAGGTTAGGACAACCTCAGGCAGGAATCATCGATCGAGAACCAGAAGATCTAGACATTGCAGATCCCTTTGGACAGTCGTTGGAGGTTTACCGGGAGAGTGCCCAGCAAATTGAGCGAGCGATTGACGCGTTGATTGCTGAGCTTAGCGGTCGAAGGAGTTTGGTGGGAGGTTTTGAAGTGATTGTTGGATTAGGTAGTGATCATGCAGGTGTGGAGCTGAAGGCTGCCATTGCAGAGTATCTTCAGACGCTAAATATACAATATATGGATTTGGGGACAGATTCCGATCAATCTGTGGACTACCCTGATTTTGCCGTGAAGGTCGCCGAGGCGATCACTAGCGGTAAGTGTCAGCGGGGCATTTTGGTTTGCGGTACAGGGATAGGCATGTGTATGGCCGCAAATAAAATGCGCGGGATTCGGGCGGCGGTTTGCAGTGATACCTTTTCCGCCCGGGCGAGTAGAGAACACAATGATGCCAATATTCTTTGTCTCGGTGCTAGGGTTGTGGGTGTAGGCCTAGCACTGGAGCTTGTTGATACCTGGCTACGTGCGGAGTTTCAAGGAGATCATCCGCGGCATAGGCGACGGGTGGACAAAATGATGGGTTTGGAAAATATGTAGGCGGTAATGGGCTTGGTACCTAAGTTTTATCCAAGCGATGGAGAGGGGGGAACAGGGTTATCCTAATCCTGAGCACCTGTGTGCAGGGTTTGTGATGATTCTGTGCGCGTTTTGCGTCCTAGTTGGGATGAGTATTTCATGGAGATTGCTGAGCTTGTGGCCAAGCGATCCACGTGCTTGCGCCGTCATGTAGGAGCAGTGCTTGTCAGGGATAAGAGGATCATTGCAACGGGCTATAATGGTGCTCCCGCCAATCTGCCCCATTGCCTGGAGGTTGGATGCCTAAGGCAACAGCAGGCTATTCCCTCGGGACAACGGCATGAGCTTTGCCGGGGGATCCATGCGGAGCAAAACGCGATTATCCAGGCGGCCTTGTATGGTACAAGTACTAAGGATAGTACGTTATACGTAACCCATCAACCCTGTGTTCTATGCGCGAAGATGTTGATCAATGCTGGAATTGTGCGGGTAGTATATGGTGGCGACTATCCCGATGAGGCGGCAGCGCAGCTTCTAGATGAGGCCGGCATAAAGATTGATGCTGTACGTCCATAGGAGGCCGTAGACCAATGCTTAAGGTGGCGATGTTGAGTTTTTGCTTGAGCGCTCTTTGCAGTGGCCTTCTATATCTGTGGGCACCTAGACTCAAGCTTGTAGATGAACCCAATGATCGCCGCATGAATCGGATTCCGTTGGCAAATGGTGGTGGTATCGCCATTGTCCTGGGAGTACTGTCTACTTTCCTCCTTAATCGTTGGGGCTCTGTGTTCAATATTCTGCCGGTGATCTTGATCCTCGGGTTAGGGGTCTATGATGATATCTACGAACTAAGACCACTACCCAAACTCATAGGCCAGATCATTATTGCTGTAATAGCTGTTGCCGGTGGGGTGTTAATTGAATCAGTTACTAGCCCTTTTACCGGACAGGCCTATATCCTTGGATGGCTTGCCTATCCTTTGACGGTTATATGGATTGTGGCAGTAGTTAACGTGATGAATATTGTTGACGGATTAGATGGGCTCACCGGAGGTATCAGCCTTTCTATTTGCTTGTTTTTGTATATATCCCTGAAAGGCCTGAGTTTAGATCATGATTCCGTGCTTGTGGTCTCAACTGCGGCGGCAGTAAGCGGGTTTTTACCCTTTAACTTTCCCCGGGCCAAGCTCATCTTAGGTGATGCTGGTGCCATGAGCTTAGGATTTATGTTGGCTGTATTGCTATCCCGGTTGTCAAGGGCCCAAGCCTTTAATCCGGCGGTTATTTTTATTGTTTTGGCAGTTCCTATTCTTGATACTTGTTGGGCGATCTATAGGCGCACATGTCGGGGCATCCCCTTTTACATTGGTGACAGGGAGCATGTACACCACCGGTTAGCTCAAAAGATGGGGTCATCTGCGACGGCTTCAGCCTTACTCATAACAGTGAGTTTCCTAGGTAGTGGCGTTGCATTGGGGTTGGGCTATATACCAGTCTGGATGTCGCCGTTAGCAGCTTTGTTG
The Limnochordia bacterium genome window above contains:
- a CDS encoding L-threonylcarbamoyladenylate synthase encodes the protein MCGGINLEQLDKAAQTLREGGLVAFPTETVYGLGANALDDEAVLGIFQAKGRPQDNPLIVHIAEVEQLSSIVEVIPPSAEVLMQRFWPGPLSLIFKKSEQIPLRTSGGLDTVAVRMPDHAVALALLSHAKVPVAAPSANISGRPSPTTASHVLADLAGKIDCIIDGGATGIGVESTVLDLTSTPPMVLRPGGITLEELRGILGRVEMDPSLIKQDGSVRVARAPGMKYRHYAPKANVYLVLHRYAVEQRVSSLANRLVEEGKRVAIMAPAESIAAYTNGRIHLEVMGQAEKPATVAANLYSLLRKMDSCGIDDIVVQGIEEKGLGFAVMNRLRKAAGGKVL
- the rpiB gene encoding ribose 5-phosphate isomerase B produces the protein MIVGLGSDHAGVELKAAIAEYLQTLNIQYMDLGTDSDQSVDYPDFAVKVAEAITSGKCQRGILVCGTGIGMCMAANKMRGIRAAVCSDTFSARASREHNDANILCLGARVVGVGLALELVDTWLRAEFQGDHPRHRRRVDKMMGLENM
- a CDS encoding cytidine/deoxycytidylate deaminase family protein, which produces MRPSWDEYFMEIAELVAKRSTCLRRHVGAVLVRDKRIIATGYNGAPANLPHCLEVGCLRQQQAIPSGQRHELCRGIHAEQNAIIQAALYGTSTKDSTLYVTHQPCVLCAKMLINAGIVRVVYGGDYPDEAAAQLLDEAGIKIDAVRP
- a CDS encoding undecaprenyl/decaprenyl-phosphate alpha-N-acetylglucosaminyl 1-phosphate transferase; the protein is MLKVAMLSFCLSALCSGLLYLWAPRLKLVDEPNDRRMNRIPLANGGGIAIVLGVLSTFLLNRWGSVFNILPVILILGLGVYDDIYELRPLPKLIGQIIIAVIAVAGGVLIESVTSPFTGQAYILGWLAYPLTVIWIVAVVNVMNIVDGLDGLTGGISLSICLFLYISLKGLSLDHDSVLVVSTAAAVSGFLPFNFPRAKLILGDAGAMSLGFMLAVLLSRLSRAQAFNPAVIFIVLAVPILDTCWAIYRRTCRGIPFYIGDREHVHHRLAQKMGSSATASALLITVSFLGSGVALGLGYIPVWMSPLAALLIAYAYTQVALWLGVIPTEAWDKETVYTRAFRRGGSQ